One window of the Labilibaculum sp. genome contains the following:
- a CDS encoding NAD(P)/FAD-dependent oxidoreductase, whose product MDTIKHIPENGKTRIVIIGGGFAGLKLARKLVKTKYQVVLIDKNNFHQFQPLFYQVATSGLEPSSIAFPLRKIFQKRKNVHFRMAELLEVNPNVQEVYTSLGSLKYDHLVLATGVDTNYFGNKNIEEFGIPMKSVSEAIFLRNSILRNYEKALNESDPKKAANYMNIVLVGGGPTGVELAGALAEMKNEILPKDYPELDFSLMNVYLFEASDRLLSGMSEKASAKAKTYLEKLGVIVKTEARVADYDGLKISLADGEEFFSYALVWAAGVVANSIKGISEIAASRGGRLRVDMYNKVSGLNNVYALGDLALQKEGEYQNGHPQVAQVGLQQAGVLGKNLINIQQGKSIKPFHYKDRGSLATIGKNLAVADLPGIKTQGFLAWILWLFVHLMAIVGVKNRFFILINWVWNYWTSDQSLRVLIRPDKRSFTDRASKRHQIKEPVNLN is encoded by the coding sequence ATGGATACGATTAAGCATATCCCTGAAAATGGAAAAACCAGAATTGTAATTATTGGTGGTGGTTTTGCAGGTTTAAAACTTGCACGGAAACTGGTGAAAACAAAATATCAGGTGGTATTAATTGATAAAAACAATTTTCATCAGTTTCAGCCTTTGTTTTATCAGGTGGCAACCTCTGGTTTGGAGCCAAGTTCTATTGCTTTTCCCTTGCGGAAGATTTTTCAGAAGCGGAAAAATGTGCATTTTCGAATGGCTGAATTGTTGGAGGTGAATCCAAATGTGCAGGAGGTATATACAAGTCTGGGGTCGTTGAAATACGATCATTTGGTATTGGCTACCGGTGTGGATACCAATTATTTCGGGAATAAGAACATCGAGGAGTTTGGTATTCCTATGAAATCGGTGTCCGAAGCCATTTTTTTGCGCAATTCAATTTTGCGTAACTACGAAAAGGCGTTGAATGAATCGGATCCGAAAAAGGCGGCTAACTACATGAATATAGTATTAGTGGGAGGTGGTCCTACCGGTGTTGAATTGGCGGGTGCTTTGGCCGAAATGAAAAATGAAATCCTGCCAAAGGATTACCCGGAGCTTGATTTTTCTTTAATGAATGTGTATTTGTTCGAAGCGTCAGATCGATTGTTGAGCGGCATGTCGGAGAAAGCATCAGCGAAAGCGAAAACTTACTTAGAGAAGTTAGGGGTAATTGTAAAAACGGAGGCTCGGGTTGCCGATTACGACGGACTTAAAATTAGTTTGGCTGATGGAGAGGAGTTTTTCTCATACGCTTTGGTTTGGGCTGCGGGGGTTGTGGCTAATTCCATTAAGGGTATTTCGGAGATTGCCGCAAGTCGTGGAGGAAGACTTCGTGTTGACATGTATAATAAGGTAAGCGGTTTAAACAATGTGTATGCTTTGGGCGATTTGGCTTTGCAAAAAGAGGGGGAATATCAGAATGGTCACCCACAGGTTGCACAGGTTGGTTTGCAGCAGGCTGGTGTTTTGGGTAAAAACCTCATAAATATTCAACAGGGAAAAAGCATAAAACCTTTTCATTATAAGGATAGGGGATCTTTGGCGACAATAGGAAAGAATTTGGCTGTTGCTGATCTGCCTGGAATTAAAACACAGGGTTTTTTGGCTTGGATACTGTGGTTGTTTGTGCATTTAATGGCAATTGTTGGTGTGAAAAATCGATTTTTCATTTTAATCAACTGGGTTTGGAATTATTGGACTTCGGATCAGTCGCTGCGGGTTTTAATTCGACCGGATAAACGAAGTTTTACGGATAGGGCTTCAAAAAGGCATCAGATTAAAGAGCCGGTTAATTTGAATTAA
- a CDS encoding DUF6515 family protein, producing MRKSVLYKLTASIVLVSAIAISTTSVSAQRRSQQNEKTRYEERNKSTRLKDADRNEKYNKSHYSEYSDQKRNDTSKKQNTKYHKERSTKGYSSQYKNGHVNGNKRWDRNHNSGLHAYKSYHSSGDRCRSYNYPKMVHANQRYRNFYNDHGHNCYRHERYGNVVLRFAVAPVVIRHSYGDYYFSDGYYYRFYPEVGYVAVDAPNSLYFSYVPDNCHRVLHHGNEYYTNGDMYFVKHRNGFRLVSAPVGIHLSLRF from the coding sequence ATGAGAAAGTCTGTATTATATAAGTTGACAGCCAGTATAGTATTGGTTTCAGCAATCGCAATTTCTACTACAAGTGTTTCAGCTCAGCGCAGATCGCAGCAAAATGAGAAGACCCGTTACGAAGAACGAAATAAATCAACCCGTTTGAAAGATGCTGATCGAAATGAGAAATACAACAAGAGTCATTATTCGGAGTACTCAGATCAGAAAAGAAATGACACTTCGAAAAAGCAAAATACAAAATATCACAAAGAACGGAGTACGAAAGGGTATTCCAGTCAATATAAAAATGGACATGTAAACGGCAATAAGCGTTGGGATCGGAATCACAACAGTGGATTACATGCATACAAATCTTATCATTCCTCAGGTGATCGCTGCAGAAGTTACAATTATCCAAAAATGGTTCATGCCAATCAACGTTACAGAAACTTTTACAATGATCATGGACACAATTGTTATCGTCATGAGCGTTATGGAAATGTAGTTTTAAGATTTGCTGTTGCTCCTGTTGTAATCCGACATAGTTACGGAGATTACTACTTCTCTGATGGATATTATTATAGATTCTATCCTGAAGTGGGATACGTTGCAGTTGATGCACCAAATTCTTTGTATTTCTCTTATGTACCTGATAACTGTCATAGGGTTTTGCATCATGGAAATGAATATTACACAAATGGAGATATGTATTTTGTGAAGCATAGAAATGGGTTTAGGTTGGTGAGTGCTCCTGTCGGAATACATTTATCGTTGAGATTTTAA
- a CDS encoding valine--tRNA ligase: MEIPTKYNPAESEDKWYKYWMDKGFFHSVPDEREPYTIVIPPPNVTGVLHMGHMLNNTIQDVLVRRARLQGKNVCWVPGTDHASIATEAKVVNKLRQEGISKNDITRDEFMAHAWEWKEKHGGIILEQLKKLGASCDWERTAFTMDESLYESVIDVFIDLYKKEKVYRGVRMVNWDPSAQTAVSDEEVIYKELQSKLYYLRYQVEGSDEYITIATTRPETILGDTAVCINPNDERFAHLRGKRCIVPLVNRSIPIIEDEYVDMEFGTGALKITPAHDINDYEIGDRHNLESIDIFNDNGTMSEAAQLYIGKDRFEVRDLIMPDLEKAGNLVKVEDYVNKVGFSERTDAVIEPKLSMQWFLNMKELAKPALEHVMNDDIQLHPPKFKNTYRHWMENVKDWCISRQLWWGQRIPVYYLPEGGYVVARSIEAALVEANAKTGKTYKAEDLRQDEDVLDTWFSSWLWPISVFDGIRNPENEEIKYYYPTNDLVSGPDILFFWIARMVISGYEYRGEKPFSNVYLTGIVRDELGRKMSKSLGNSPDPLDLIAKYGADGVRVGMLLCSPAGGDLLFNENLPEQGRNFTTKIWNAFRLVKGWEVADIEQPEYARLATEVFHARLNNTMEALDEQFRQYRISEALMTVYTLFRDEFSSWYLEMVKPAYQQPIDRKTFDSTVALFEKLMQLLHPFMPFLTEEIWQLLADRTDEDSIMVSVMHKPDSYDANLLAKFEQVKEVIVAVRNIRKQKNIAFKEVLEMNYKLKGDNYDASFDCVVAKMCNFTDITVANGEMTGAMSFIVNAVEYFIPLGDLVDVEEELKKMEEELKYTKGFLISVQKKMSNERFVNNAPAKVIEIEKKKMADAEAKIKVLEERIASMK, from the coding sequence ATGGAAATCCCAACAAAGTACAATCCTGCAGAATCGGAGGACAAATGGTATAAGTATTGGATGGATAAAGGATTCTTCCACTCTGTACCTGATGAGAGAGAGCCGTATACAATTGTGATACCTCCGCCAAACGTCACCGGAGTGTTACACATGGGGCATATGCTAAACAATACAATTCAAGATGTATTGGTGCGTAGAGCGAGATTGCAGGGGAAAAATGTCTGTTGGGTGCCGGGTACTGATCATGCATCAATTGCAACAGAGGCTAAAGTTGTAAATAAGTTAAGGCAGGAAGGCATTTCTAAAAATGACATTACCCGCGATGAGTTTATGGCACATGCCTGGGAGTGGAAAGAGAAACATGGTGGTATCATTTTGGAGCAGCTCAAAAAATTGGGTGCTTCGTGTGATTGGGAGCGTACTGCTTTTACCATGGACGAATCTCTTTACGAATCGGTAATTGATGTTTTTATCGATTTATATAAAAAGGAAAAGGTTTATCGGGGTGTTCGTATGGTGAATTGGGATCCTTCGGCACAAACAGCTGTTTCCGATGAAGAGGTAATCTATAAGGAATTACAATCAAAACTGTATTATTTAAGATATCAGGTTGAAGGAAGTGATGAGTACATTACCATTGCCACCACCCGTCCTGAGACAATTTTAGGTGATACCGCAGTTTGTATCAATCCAAACGACGAACGTTTTGCTCATTTAAGAGGCAAACGTTGTATCGTTCCTTTGGTGAACCGTTCCATTCCAATCATCGAAGATGAGTATGTTGATATGGAATTTGGTACCGGTGCTTTAAAAATTACACCGGCTCATGATATAAATGATTACGAAATTGGAGATCGTCACAATTTAGAATCGATTGATATTTTTAACGATAACGGTACCATGAGTGAGGCTGCTCAGCTTTACATTGGAAAGGATCGTTTCGAAGTTCGTGATTTGATCATGCCTGATTTGGAGAAAGCAGGCAACTTGGTGAAGGTGGAAGATTACGTGAACAAAGTAGGTTTCTCGGAACGTACCGATGCTGTAATCGAACCTAAATTGAGTATGCAGTGGTTCCTGAATATGAAAGAATTGGCCAAACCGGCTCTTGAGCATGTAATGAACGACGATATTCAGTTGCATCCTCCAAAATTCAAGAACACTTACCGTCATTGGATGGAAAATGTGAAGGATTGGTGTATTTCCCGTCAGTTGTGGTGGGGACAACGAATTCCGGTTTACTATTTGCCTGAAGGCGGATATGTAGTAGCCAGATCAATTGAAGCTGCACTTGTTGAAGCAAATGCCAAAACAGGAAAAACATACAAAGCTGAAGACTTACGTCAGGATGAGGATGTGTTGGATACATGGTTCTCTTCATGGTTGTGGCCAATTTCAGTCTTCGATGGTATTCGTAATCCCGAAAATGAGGAGATCAAATACTATTATCCAACCAACGATTTGGTTTCCGGACCGGATATTCTGTTTTTCTGGATTGCCCGTATGGTAATTTCAGGTTATGAGTACCGTGGCGAAAAGCCATTTAGTAATGTTTATTTAACTGGTATTGTTCGCGATGAATTGGGCCGTAAAATGTCAAAATCATTGGGTAACTCACCTGATCCGTTAGACTTAATTGCTAAATATGGAGCAGACGGGGTTCGTGTTGGAATGCTGTTGTGTTCTCCTGCCGGAGGCGATTTGCTCTTCAACGAGAACCTACCTGAACAAGGACGTAATTTTACTACCAAGATCTGGAATGCATTCCGTTTGGTAAAAGGTTGGGAAGTTGCCGATATCGAGCAACCTGAATATGCCCGATTGGCAACAGAGGTTTTCCATGCACGTTTAAACAATACCATGGAAGCTTTGGATGAGCAGTTCAGGCAATATCGCATCAGCGAAGCATTAATGACTGTTTACACCTTATTCCGCGATGAGTTCTCATCATGGTATTTGGAAATGGTGAAACCAGCTTATCAGCAGCCAATCGACAGGAAAACTTTCGATTCAACCGTAGCTCTTTTCGAGAAGTTGATGCAGCTACTCCACCCATTCATGCCTTTCTTAACAGAGGAAATCTGGCAGTTACTTGCCGATCGTACCGATGAGGACAGCATTATGGTTTCAGTGATGCATAAGCCAGATTCTTATGACGCTAATTTGTTAGCCAAGTTCGAGCAGGTAAAAGAAGTGATTGTTGCTGTTCGTAATATCCGTAAGCAAAAAAATATCGCTTTTAAAGAAGTTTTAGAAATGAATTATAAATTGAAGGGAGACAATTACGATGCTTCTTTCGATTGTGTGGTGGCTAAAATGTGTAATTTTACCGATATTACTGTAGCAAATGGAGAAATGACTGGTGCAATGTCGTTCATCGTAAATGCAGTTGAATATTTTATTCCTTTGGGCGACTTGGTCGACGTTGAGGAAGAATTGAAGAAAATGGAAGAAGAGTTGAAATATACCAAAGGTTTCCTGATTTCGGTTCAAAAGAAAATGAGCAACGAGCGTTTTGTTAACAATGCGCCGGCTAAAGTCATCGAAATCGAGAAAAAGAAAATGGCCGATGCCGAAGCTAAAATCAAAGTTTTAGAAGAGCGAATTGCCAGTATGAAATAA
- a CDS encoding HU family DNA-binding protein: protein MAVFYKAVKIKTPLSKNGKTEMYYPRVANRRKENLRDIAERISDMSSFNRSDVIGVLEAFTQLIPQLLKDNRSVELGDLGTFSLHISAEGVDSEELVTRHRIKKSTIAFRPGKRLKQDIARVDYRKIPKK, encoded by the coding sequence ATGGCAGTCTTCTATAAAGCAGTGAAAATAAAAACACCATTGAGTAAAAATGGTAAAACTGAAATGTATTATCCTCGGGTAGCTAACCGACGGAAGGAAAATTTAAGGGATATAGCAGAACGGATTTCAGACATGTCTTCCTTTAACAGGTCGGATGTGATTGGCGTTTTAGAGGCATTTACTCAATTAATTCCTCAGTTGCTGAAAGATAACAGGAGTGTTGAATTGGGAGATTTGGGTACATTTTCTCTTCATATTTCGGCCGAAGGGGTAGATTCGGAAGAACTGGTAACACGACATCGGATTAAGAAAAGTACGATTGCTTTTCGTCCCGGTAAGCGATTGAAGCAAGATATTGCAAGAGTCGATTATCGAAAAATTCCGAAGAAGTGA